A portion of the Cydia fagiglandana chromosome 7, ilCydFagi1.1, whole genome shotgun sequence genome contains these proteins:
- the LOC134665785 gene encoding uncharacterized protein LOC134665785: MLSVVVALACLSLARCSPEPHALRVHPRNAHTALELNGVLGKIEERLRVLDAVSAAQAKQARKLEVMQDKLDRVETTLSLRLERAQLAAERLEHRMHLLQTSVEAAVKESADKIERSEEKILGVAQNLTTHITSHTHLLEKVSGAYAETWRRGLILESLMRDGLSLVNVTRRELADGLRALARRQRDARLTSADLEAAFSKRLTDNTYKIDLKMQEMMEAQKRFVDSCQRVQLDDPTHVADVLDKLIDSLINKTNSTFQELQDIKASMRNHDYKVMKLLSSGRPLQSDTTCRRLETVFRNASHATFKETELQQLTEKFIALTERADATLQRLEARLGDDADTPAQPSDVTSEADRLLQKLKGIKSEQESEDEYWGSDENNEFFDYGGEDDTNKNDDILNITPKPDHHDLETPSTRAPHRRHLHKHPYDRGPSWRKPPM; encoded by the exons ATGTTAAGCGTGGTGGTAGCGCTGGCGTGCCTGAGCTTGGCGCGCTGCTCGCCGGAGCCCCACGCGCTGCGCGTCCACCCGCGTAACGCACACACTGCCCTG GAACTTAACGGAGTCCTGGGCAAGATCGAGGAGAGACTGCGGGTATTGGACGCGGTCAGTGCGGCTCAGGCCAAGCAAGCGCGCAAGCTTGAAGTCATGCAGGACAAACTag ATCGTGTGGAGACCACACTCTCGTTAAGactggaaagagctcaattagcggCTGAAAGACTGGAACATAGGATGCATCTGCTTCAGACTAGTGTTGAA GCAGCGGTTAAAGAAAGTGCGGATAAAATAGAACGCAGCGAAGAGAAAATTTTAGGGGTTGCGCAAAACTTGACGACTCATATAACCTCACACACACATTTACTAGAAAAG GTCAGCGGCGCCTACGCCGAGACCTGGCGCCGAGGTCTGATCCTCGAATCGCTAATGCGGGATGGCCTGTCGCTAGTGAATGTGACGAGACGTGAACTAGCTGACGGGCTGCGCGCTCTTGCCAGAAGGCAGCGGGACGCGCGCCTAACTTCCGCGGACTTAGAGGCCGCCTTTTCTAAACGGCTTACTGACAACACCTACAAAATCGACTTGAAG ATGCAGGAGATGATGGAGGCACAGAAGCGTTTTGTGGACTCCTGTCAGCGAGTGCAGCTGGACGACCCCACTCACGTAGCTGACGTGCTGGACAAATTGATCGACTCGCTTATCAATAA AACAAATTCTACATTTCAAGAGCTGCAAGACATTAAGGCTAGCATGCGCAATCACGATTACAAAGTAATGAAGTTGCTCAGTTCTGGGCGACCATTGCAG AGCGACACTACCTGTAGACGTTTAGAGACCGTGTTCCGCAATGCATCTCACGCGACGTTCAAAGAAACGGAGCTGCAGCAGTTAACCGAGAAGTTTATCGCGCTGACTGAACGCGCTGACGCGACGCTGCAGCGCCTCGAGGCGCGGCTTGGCGACGACGCCGACACGCCAGCTCAACCGTCTGATGTCACCTCAGAAGCCGATCGGTTGTTGCAGAAACTCAAAGGAATTAA AAGTGAACAAGAGTCAGAAGATGAATACTGGGGAAGTGACGAGAACAATGAGTTCTTTGATTATGGGGGTGAAGATGACACCAACAAGAATGATGACATCCTGAACATAACGCCAAAGCCAGATCACCATGATTTGGAGACCCCCTCAACAAGGGCTCCACACCGGAGACATCTGCACAAACATCCTTACGACCGGGGCCCTAGCTGGAGGAAGCCTCCTATGTAA